Part of the Acidobacteriota bacterium genome, CTCGACCCCGACACCGTCCGCCACACGCTCGCACTCCTTCGCCTGGACCCGCTGACCCGCCTCAATCGAAGCCTGCTCCGTGGCCGAGCTGCCGCCGCTTACCGAACGTGAGCTCCGCTTTGTGCGGGAGCTCGTCAATCAGCAGGTCCGCTTCCTGATTGTCGGTCTCTCAGCCGCGGCGTTGCAGGGCGCGCCGGTCGTCACTCAGGACGTGGACCTGTGGTTTGGCAGTCTTGATGATCCCAAGCTGGCCGCTGTCCTCCGGCAGGTCGGTGGCGCCTACGTCGCGCCCACGCTCCATACGCCACCGATGCTCGCCGGCGAGGGGCTCGAGTTGTTCGATGTCGTGCTCAGCATGAGCGGGCTCAACAGCTTTGATGAAGAGTGGGCCAACGCCATCGACGTCACAGTGGGTGATGTGGTCACGAGGGTACTGCCCCTGGCACGCATTCTAGTGAGCAAGAAGGCTGCTGATCGCCCGAAGGATCGGCTGGTCGTGCCCGTGCTTGAAGAGGTCGTGGCGATACAAGCAGCGCGATCAGGGCAATAGCGCAATAACGGTGAGCTGACCGTGTCTAGGGGTGCCGCTTCGACGCCTCGTAGCGCGCCTGGTTCTCGGCGTTGGCCGGATACAACCCGGGCAGCGCCGCCCCGCCCTTGACCTCGTCCATGATCCAGCCCTCGAGACGTTCCTGCTCGACGGCCAGGGCGACGACCTCTTCGAAGAGCGCGGCCGGGATCACCACCGCACCATCCCCATCGGCCACGATCACATCGCCAGGAAACACCGCGACACCGCCGCAACCGATCGGCTGCTGCCAATCGACAAAGGTCAGGCCGGCCACCGACGGCGGCGCTGCCGTGCCGTTGGCCCAGACCGGCAACCCGGTGGACAACACCCCCGCGAGGTCGCGGACCGCGCCGTCGCTCACGAGCCCGGCCACGCCGCGCACGGCCATGCGCGCGCACAGGATGTCGCCCCAGAAACCAGCGTCCTTGACGCCGTTGGCGTCGATCACCGCAATGCAGCCGGCCGGCATTTCTTCGATCGCGGCGCGCGTGGACTTGGGCGAGCTCCACGACGCGGGTGTGGCGAGATCTTCGCGCGCGGGAATGAAGCGAACCGTGAACGCGCGACCGACGATGCGCGATTGGCCGCTGGTGAGCGGGAACGACCCGCGGATCCAGACGTTGCGAAGGCCCTTCTTGAGCAGGATCGTGGTGAGCGTGGCGGTGGTGACGGTCGCGAGGGCGGCGAAGGCCGCGGAATCGTTGGCAGCGGACATGACATCTTCCTTTTGTGCGTTCACGGGGCGAGACCGGGGTTGTTCATGACGGGACCGCGATGGTCACGCTGTCAAGCGCGCGGCAGAACCGCGCGTTCTCTTCGGGCAGCCGCACCGCCACGCGCAGGCGCGGCAGGGCCGGACGCAGGCGGTACGACGCATCCGCAACGCCGATGTTGTGCTGCGCCAGCAACTCGGTCTTGATCGCACCGGCCATGGTGGGGTCGTGGCCCCTCAGCGACGCCAGCAGGAAGTTGCCACCGCCCGCATGCACGCGGGCCACCACCGGCACCTTGGCAAGAATCTCGGCAAAGGCCGCGCGGTCGGCTTTGGTCGCGGCCAGCGAGCGCTCGAAGTCGGCTCGGTGCGCCAGCATCAGCTCGAGAAAGAACTCGGCCGGCCGGCTCAGATTCCACAGGGGAATCTCATCGTCCAGCACCCGAATGACCTCGGGATTGAGGCAATAGACGTAGCCCAGGCCAAGCCCCGGCACGCCGAAGGCGTTGCCCAGGCTCTTGATGACGATCACGTTCGAGACGGGGTCGGCCTTCAGCCGCTCGACCATCGGCGTCTCATCGCAGAAGTCAGCCAACGACTCGTCGACCACGAACAGGGTATGCGGATGCCGCCGAACGCACTCGTCGACCCACGCCGTGGGCACGACCGTACCGGTGGGACTGTTCGGCGAGGCAATCACCACGACGCCGTCGCCCGGAATGGCGGCGTCGAACGCGGCGAGGTCGAAGCCGGCAAGGGCATCGGCGTACGTCTTCGCGCGCGGGAAGATCCGCGCGTACTCACCGAGCGACGGTTCTGGCCGCAGCACCGGCCTGACGCCCACCAGTCGCTTCAAGATCGGGAAGATCTGCGAGGCGCCCTGCAGCACCTGCACATGCTCCGGCTCGCAGAGCAGGTACCGCGCCAGCGTCCGATTGAGCTCTGCCTGGGTCGATCCGCGCGTCTGCGCCACCGCCGGCAGCGCCCGCCGGATTGCCTCGACCATGGCATCGGTCGGAAAGTGCTGGTTGCGCAGGGAATCGAAGTCGGTGAATTCGGGGCTCGTCATGGGTCCTGGAGAGGCTCTGGAAACTGTATCAGAGCCGGTCTTTTGACATTTCGCCGGCGCGACTGGTCATAATCTGTGACCCGTGCCACCTCTGCCTTTCATTCGCCGTCACCCGTCGCCCCGCTGGGTGGTGGCCGGCCTTGCCGCCGTATCGCTGCTCGCGCTCGTGCCGTGGCATCCCACCGCCCAGGCGCCGGCCCGGCCCGTGCACTGGGAAGGCACGCTCACATCGGTCGCCACCGAGGACTTCGCGCGGCAGGAGAACCCGTTTGCCGATGGCGTGTGGACGGCCACCTTCCAGGTGCGCGTCAAGTGGCTCGAAAAGCAGCGCATCGACGTGAAAGATCCGAGCGGCCGCACCACGGGACAACTGGTGTTGCTGGTTGACGATGGGTCGTCGTGGACGGCCGAGGCAAGCGGCGTCGCGGTGACGCGGCGCCGTCCCGAGCGCCTGCAGCTGTCGGGATCCGGTTCGGGCGGCAGCGTGCTGCAGGCGGGATGGGTGTATCAATCGATGGCGGACGACGATCCGCTGAAAGACATCCTGCCGAGCGGTGCTTATGCACTCTGGACCGCCGCCGACCTGCAGGTGCTGCACACCTTCACGGCCACCGACGGCACCGTCATCCTGCAGCGCTCGCCCGCCGAGGTCCCGCCCCAGCAGATGCTGAACGCCATCGGCACTCGCCTGCCGGTGTTCTTCTGGAACGGACAGACGCCCGCGCCGGCCTCGATCGACACCACGGGCCTGCGCCGCCTGATGGCCAACACGCTGGCCGACTATCCCTATGCCGACCGCGAGCGCCGCGCCCTGATCGACGGCCGCATGCAGGGATCGTTCGCCGCGAGTGGGCGCGCATCGGAGGCCGGCATCACGCGCACGGTCAAGTGGGATCTGCGCCGCCGTCTCGGCATCACCGGCACGCTCGACGCCGTCGACGCGACGTGGCGCCCCAAGCTGGCCGAGCAGGTCACGGTGCGGGCCTCGATCGATCCCGCCCTTGGCGTGGCCGGCCGCTTCCGCTTCACGCTGTTCGACGTGTCTCGAGAAAAAGGCTACGCGCTCAATGCCGGGGGCAGCGGCACCGGACTCGACCTGAGATTCTCGGGAGAACAGCCGCAGCCCATGAGCGCGCCGGTGGAACCGCCCGGCAGCGATACCCTCATTATCGAAACCAATGACGCCACCACCTCGGCCAGCGTGACCCTGGCCGCGTTCGACTATGGCGCCTCGGGCAAGCTTAAGGCCGAAGTGATCGTGGACGGTGAATGGTACCTGCTCGATGCCGCCGGCGGCGGCTCATCGATCACGGTTCCGCTCGACGCCAACGGCAACCGCATCTGGGACGGGTGGGAGCGCAACGCCGGCGTGTGGGGCCAGGCGGCGTCGGCGGACCAGGACGACGAGCCGGCGGGCGAGAACCGCGGCGACGGCTTCTCCAACTTCGAGGAGTACCGCGGGTTCATGGTGGGTGGCGACTGGGTAACCACCAGCCCCAGGCACAAGGAGCTCTTCATCTACGATGCCTATGCCAGGGGCCTGGGCTCCTTCAGCGCCAGCGGCGTGCTGACCTACACCATCCAGCAGACCCAGTACGACACCTCGCGCGTGGTCAACTTCAACCGCGGCTACGCATCGGCCGGCGCGCAGAAGGGCCTGCTGCTGACCGGCGATTGCGGCCTCGACGAGACCACGGCCGGCGAGGTGTTTCCCGACGTGGGCACACCCAACGACGTCGAAAAGGTGTGCATCAACGGGGCGGTGATGCGTACCAGCTCCTCCGAAGAGGAAGCCCACACGATTGCGCACGAGCTGGGCCACGCCGTGTCGGTGGAACACCACGGCGACTACGACGAAGGCAAGTGTAACGGGGGCGACGACGGGGTGATTGCCATCTGGGGCGGCGCGACCAGCGGCCACCGCGGCTGCGTCATGGCCTATTCGGACGCCGCCTACTACCGCGGCTGGGACGGTCGGTGCCATGCCTGGACCTTCCCCGCCGAGTTCGGCGACCAGTTCTGCACGTCGAAGGCCGGCACCAGCATCAACAGCGGTGCCCGGCGCATGGAGGACGGCCACCCGATGCCCGTGTCAGGCAGCAGCACGGTCGGCAACTGCCAGCACCAGGTGAAGCTTAAATGAAGGGCGCCAGGCTGGTGGTATACGGCTTGGGCCTCGTAGCGCTGCTCGGAGCAGTCTTGTGGTTCTGGCTACGAATGCAAGCCCCCCCTGGCACCCTTGGCACCCCTGGCACCCCTGGCACCTTAGACCTGATGGCCCGTCTCGCGATCGAAACCGGCGCGCCTGGTGACGAGGCCCTGGGCATCGTGAGCCTGTTCGACGGGAGGCTGCGCAACCGCATCACGACCGAAGGCGATCTGGTCACCTTCTCGCGCGCGCAACTCGACGCCGGCGTCCGGATCGAGGTCGAACAGCCGGACGGCACTGCCACGGCCGGGCCACCGGTCTCAATAGTAAGGGCGGCAGACGAAGCACCCATCCGCATGGAGGCGACGACGACGCTCGAAGTCTGGGTCACCATGACGACGTTGCCCCCGGCGGGGCAGCGCATTCGCGTGTCGCTCCCGGTGAGCGGAAGAACCGTCACCACCGACTGGGTGATGATGCCGGCGCCGCCTACGACCCCGGCAGATCAACTGGCCGCTCGCGCCCGCGTCCAGCAGATGCGGGGGGCCGACACGCTGGCTGCCACCGCCGATGCGCTCGTAGCGCAGGCGCCGGAGGACGCCCGCGGCTATTACTATCGCGGTCTTGCGCTGGAGTCGCGGGGCGACCGTGCCGGCGCCATTACCGCTTACGAAGCGGCGCTCGAGCGCACACCCAACAACCGCCGCGAGCCGCCCTCGGCGCTTTATCGACGGTTGGCCCGCCTGCGCCGTGCGCCGTAGCGCCGCGTGGCCCGAATGGGGCTAATATCTGTGCCTCAGTCCGAGTCACTCGAAGGAGGAACACCGTATGCGTCGTCTTCTTGTCGCCCTTGCCCTGGCCGCCCTGCCCGCCGCGATCGCCGCACAGAACGCGACGACCTCGAACACCGCCGCCAACGACCGGCTCAATCTCGATCTGTACTGGGAGTTCGAGACCGTCTCGGACCCGCAATTGTCCCCCGATGGCGCGCAGATCATCTACACCCGCGGATGGATCGACAAGGTCAACGACAAGCGTGAGTCGTCCCTCTGGATCATGAACGCCGATGGCGGCAAGAACCGCTTCCTCGCGCGCGGCAGCAATGCGCGCTGGTCGCCGAGCGGCGACCGCATTGCCTACACCGCCCAGGGCGAGCCCAAGGGCTCGCAAATCTTCGTCCGCTACATGGACGCGGAAGGCGCGACCTCGCAGGTGACGCGTGTGGAGAAGGCGCCCACCGGCGTGGCATGGTCGCCCGACGGCACCAAGCTCGGGTTCGTGATGAGCGTCGAGTCGAAGAACTCGTGGCCCATCAAGATGCCTCGCGCGCCCGAGGGCGCCAAGTGGACCGAGGCGCCGCGCATTGTCGAACGGCTCGACTACCGCTCCGACGGCGTCGGCTTCGATGACGATGCGTTCCGGCACGTGTTCGTGGTGCCGGCGACCGGCGGCACGGCCCGCCAGTTGACCGACGGCCAGTGGCACCACAACGGCATCGAGTGGACGCCCGACAGCAAGCAGATCCTGTTCGGGTCGAACCGCGTCGCCGACGCGGAGTACCAGTTCCGCGAATCAGACATCTACTCGGTCGCCGTCGACAGCGGCGCCATCAAGCAGCTGACCACCCGCAAGGGGCCCGACGGCAGCCCGCGGGTCTCGCCCGACGGCAAGCGCGTGGCTTACGTCGGTTACGACCAGTCGCGCAACACCTGGCAGGACAGCAAGCTCTACGTCATGAACATCGACGGAACCAATCACCGCAT contains:
- a CDS encoding ribonuclease activity regulator RraA, whose protein sequence is MSAANDSAAFAALATVTTATLTTILLKKGLRNVWIRGSFPLTSGQSRIVGRAFTVRFIPAREDLATPASWSSPKSTRAAIEEMPAGCIAVIDANGVKDAGFWGDILCARMAVRGVAGLVSDGAVRDLAGVLSTGLPVWANGTAAPPSVAGLTFVDWQQPIGCGGVAVFPGDVIVADGDGAVVIPAALFEEVVALAVEQERLEGWIMDEVKGGAALPGLYPANAENQARYEASKRHP
- a CDS encoding aminotransferase class I/II-fold pyridoxal phosphate-dependent enzyme; protein product: MTSPEFTDFDSLRNQHFPTDAMVEAIRRALPAVAQTRGSTQAELNRTLARYLLCEPEHVQVLQGASQIFPILKRLVGVRPVLRPEPSLGEYARIFPRAKTYADALAGFDLAAFDAAIPGDGVVVIASPNSPTGTVVPTAWVDECVRRHPHTLFVVDESLADFCDETPMVERLKADPVSNVIVIKSLGNAFGVPGLGLGYVYCLNPEVIRVLDDEIPLWNLSRPAEFFLELMLAHRADFERSLAATKADRAAFAEILAKVPVVARVHAGGGNFLLASLRGHDPTMAGAIKTELLAQHNIGVADASYRLRPALPRLRVAVRLPEENARFCRALDSVTIAVPS
- a CDS encoding M43 family zinc metalloprotease; this encodes MPPLPFIRRHPSPRWVVAGLAAVSLLALVPWHPTAQAPARPVHWEGTLTSVATEDFARQENPFADGVWTATFQVRVKWLEKQRIDVKDPSGRTTGQLVLLVDDGSSWTAEASGVAVTRRRPERLQLSGSGSGGSVLQAGWVYQSMADDDPLKDILPSGAYALWTAADLQVLHTFTATDGTVILQRSPAEVPPQQMLNAIGTRLPVFFWNGQTPAPASIDTTGLRRLMANTLADYPYADRERRALIDGRMQGSFAASGRASEAGITRTVKWDLRRRLGITGTLDAVDATWRPKLAEQVTVRASIDPALGVAGRFRFTLFDVSREKGYALNAGGSGTGLDLRFSGEQPQPMSAPVEPPGSDTLIIETNDATTSASVTLAAFDYGASGKLKAEVIVDGEWYLLDAAGGGSSITVPLDANGNRIWDGWERNAGVWGQAASADQDDEPAGENRGDGFSNFEEYRGFMVGGDWVTTSPRHKELFIYDAYARGLGSFSASGVLTYTIQQTQYDTSRVVNFNRGYASAGAQKGLLLTGDCGLDETTAGEVFPDVGTPNDVEKVCINGAVMRTSSSEEEAHTIAHELGHAVSVEHHGDYDEGKCNGGDDGVIAIWGGATSGHRGCVMAYSDAAYYRGWDGRCHAWTFPAEFGDQFCTSKAGTSINSGARRMEDGHPMPVSGSSTVGNCQHQVKLK
- a CDS encoding tetratricopeptide repeat protein, with translation MQAPPGTLGTPGTPGTLDLMARLAIETGAPGDEALGIVSLFDGRLRNRITTEGDLVTFSRAQLDAGVRIEVEQPDGTATAGPPVSIVRAADEAPIRMEATTTLEVWVTMTTLPPAGQRIRVSLPVSGRTVTTDWVMMPAPPTTPADQLAARARVQQMRGADTLAATADALVAQAPEDARGYYYRGLALESRGDRAGAITAYEAALERTPNNRREPPSALYRRLARLRRAP